Proteins encoded within one genomic window of Apis mellifera strain DH4 linkage group LG1, Amel_HAv3.1, whole genome shotgun sequence:
- the LOC551889 gene encoding uncharacterized protein CG10915 isoform X4: protein MASQSQNAMNVSSTISPMNGSSGSSTTISVCTTKMQSLTSTQSSQSYQQHSSPSSSPSPSPSPSLMQQQHQTLQSNNIEAIDKNSSNTLKRNPKMELNKTDLLKLLGHLEGELQARDIVIAVLKSEKLKHLLSTRYLSGTSDPHAALARDVVLVGGMNEHEPNQINKQVATLEALVTQQRCMQFKMAKVLKEAELRHRAVIKELEEEKRKHEHDTAQGDDITYGLEKERTRLKKELELEKQEKKRLELELKKANETLEEEKTRQKQIVLLLLAERKKIIMKYIEERKRSEDLAQILSEEKVRVDSMAEGLEEESKKSLQMEAELEKQLAQFDMERQQYKQALAKEEKRAKDLELELDKLRSEMDMWKESQTRGSPRGVGTTPPPPPAKPANLVAMPTVKPANVTQTIKGTVLGTGTPMVSSKVVQPTATVSSVPVSGPTTGIARSVTPGQALRGVSYTSNITSSTGETATSSENQKAQFLSIF from the exons atggcATCACAGAGTCAAAATGCTATGAATGTAAGTTCAACTATTTCACCGATGAATGGATCATCCGGATCGTCGACGACCATCTCGGTCTGTACTACGAAGATGCAATCTCTTACTTCTACACAATCTTCACAATCCTATCAACAACATTCATCTCCATCGTCGTCACCATCGCCGTCGCCGTCACCATCACTAATGCAACAACAGCATCAGACTCtacaatctaataatatagaagcaattgataaaaattcctcCAATACATTAAAA cgTAATccaaaaatggaattaaacaaaactgatttattaaaactattaggGCATCTTGAAGGAGAATTACAAGCAAGGGATATTGTAATAGCAGTATTAAAG tctgaaaaattgaaacatctGTTAAGTACTCGATATCTGAGTGGAACATCAGATCCACATGCTGCACTTGCTCGTGATGTTGTTCTAGTAGGTGGTATGAATGAACATGAaccaaatcaaataaataaacaagttGCTACTTTAGAAGCACTTGTAACACAACAAAGATGTATGCAGTTTAAAATGGCCAAAGTTCTTAAAGAAGCAGAACTTAGGCATAGAGCA gttattaaagaattagaagaagaaaaacgaaaacatGAACATGATACTGCCCAGGGTGATGATATTACATATGGattggagaaagaaagaacacgattaaaaaaagaattagaattagaaaaacaagaaaaaaaaagactggaattagaattaaaaaaagcaaatgagactttagaagaagaaaaaactcgACAGAAACAAATAGTACTTCTTTTACTTGCTGAacgtaaaaagataattatgaagtatatagaagaaaggaaaagatcaGAAGATTTGGCACAGATATTAAGCGAAGAAAAAGTTCGAGTAGATTCTATGGCTGAAGGGCTTgaagaagaaagtaaaaaatcaTTGCAAATGGAAGCAGAATTAGAAAAACAACTTGCACAATTTGACATGGAAAGACAACAATATAAGCAAGCTTTagcaaaggaagaaaaaagagctAAAGATCtcgaattagaattagataaACTTAGAAGTGAAATGGATATGTGGAAAGAGTCTCAAACACGAGGTTCTCCAAGAGGAGTGGGTACAACTCCACCACCTCCTCCAGCCAAACCAGCTAATTTAGTTGCTATGCCTACTGTTAAACCTGCTAATGTAACACAGACAA TTAAAGGTACAGTGCTGGGCACTGGGACGCCAATGGTTAGTAGTAAAGTTGTTCAGCCCACTGCCACGGTATCTAGTGTTCCTGTCAGCGGTCCAA CTACTGGGATAGCTAGATCAGTAACTCCTGGACAGGCACTACGCGGGGTCTCGTATACGTCCAATATTACGTCTTCTACTGGTGAAACTGCGACATCTTCTGAAAATCAG AAAGCACAATTTTTAAGCATTTTTTGA
- the LOC551889 gene encoding uncharacterized protein CG10915 isoform X2, whose protein sequence is MASQSQNAMNVSSTISPMNGSSGSSTTISVCTTKMQSLTSTQSSQSYQQHSSPSSSPSPSPSPSLMQQQHQTLQSNNIEAIDKNSSNTLKRNPKMELNKTDLLKLLGHLEGELQARDIVIAVLKSEKLKHLLSTRYLSGTSDPHAALARDVVLVGGMNEHEPNQINKQVATLEALVTQQRCMQFKMAKVLKEAELRHRAVIKELEEEKRKHEHDTAQGDDITYGLEKERTRLKKELELEKQEKKRLELELKKANETLEEEKTRQKQIVLLLLAERKKIIMKYIEERKRSEDLAQILSEEKVRVDSMAEGLEEESKKSLQMEAELEKQLAQFDMERQQYKQALAKEEKRAKDLELELDKLRSEMDMWKESQTRGSPRGVGTTPPPPPAKPANLVAMPTVKPANVTQTIKGTVLGTGTPMVSSKVVQPTATVSSVPVSGPTTGIARSVTPGQALRGVSYTSNITSSTGETATSSENQAIDKRGVVPAPVNAGGTVKLIPSTQTAGKLGFHVGSGSTIQTSGMLPSKKPPVSRGVPPPVPPNKPVVPPKKEAAYIRRTESQATQDAVKLGKQAAAHPTSGSPAPQVQQAIGAFTQSSDEETKPR, encoded by the exons atggcATCACAGAGTCAAAATGCTATGAATGTAAGTTCAACTATTTCACCGATGAATGGATCATCCGGATCGTCGACGACCATCTCGGTCTGTACTACGAAGATGCAATCTCTTACTTCTACACAATCTTCACAATCCTATCAACAACATTCATCTCCATCGTCGTCACCATCGCCGTCGCCGTCACCATCACTAATGCAACAACAGCATCAGACTCtacaatctaataatatagaagcaattgataaaaattcctcCAATACATTAAAA cgTAATccaaaaatggaattaaacaaaactgatttattaaaactattaggGCATCTTGAAGGAGAATTACAAGCAAGGGATATTGTAATAGCAGTATTAAAG tctgaaaaattgaaacatctGTTAAGTACTCGATATCTGAGTGGAACATCAGATCCACATGCTGCACTTGCTCGTGATGTTGTTCTAGTAGGTGGTATGAATGAACATGAaccaaatcaaataaataaacaagttGCTACTTTAGAAGCACTTGTAACACAACAAAGATGTATGCAGTTTAAAATGGCCAAAGTTCTTAAAGAAGCAGAACTTAGGCATAGAGCA gttattaaagaattagaagaagaaaaacgaaaacatGAACATGATACTGCCCAGGGTGATGATATTACATATGGattggagaaagaaagaacacgattaaaaaaagaattagaattagaaaaacaagaaaaaaaaagactggaattagaattaaaaaaagcaaatgagactttagaagaagaaaaaactcgACAGAAACAAATAGTACTTCTTTTACTTGCTGAacgtaaaaagataattatgaagtatatagaagaaaggaaaagatcaGAAGATTTGGCACAGATATTAAGCGAAGAAAAAGTTCGAGTAGATTCTATGGCTGAAGGGCTTgaagaagaaagtaaaaaatcaTTGCAAATGGAAGCAGAATTAGAAAAACAACTTGCACAATTTGACATGGAAAGACAACAATATAAGCAAGCTTTagcaaaggaagaaaaaagagctAAAGATCtcgaattagaattagataaACTTAGAAGTGAAATGGATATGTGGAAAGAGTCTCAAACACGAGGTTCTCCAAGAGGAGTGGGTACAACTCCACCACCTCCTCCAGCCAAACCAGCTAATTTAGTTGCTATGCCTACTGTTAAACCTGCTAATGTAACACAGACAA TTAAAGGTACAGTGCTGGGCACTGGGACGCCAATGGTTAGTAGTAAAGTTGTTCAGCCCACTGCCACGGTATCTAGTGTTCCTGTCAGCGGTCCAA CTACTGGGATAGCTAGATCAGTAACTCCTGGACAGGCACTACGCGGGGTCTCGTATACGTCCAATATTACGTCTTCTACTGGTGAAACTGCGACATCTTCTGAAAATCAG GCTATAGACAAACGTGGGGTTGTACCTGCTCCTGTAAATGCTGGAGGCACGGTAAAACTTATACCATCGACGCAAACTGCAGGAAAGCTTGGTTTTCATGTCGGCTCTGGTTCGACGATTCAAACATCTGGTATGCTGCCCTCGAAAAAGCCACCAGTATCTCGCGGCGTTCCTCCTCCAGTTCCACCGAATAAACCGGTAGTACCACCTAAAAAGGAGGCTGCTTATATTAGAAGGACTGAATCGCAGGCAACGCAGGACGCCGTAAAACTTGGTAAACAAGCTGCGGCGCATCCTACTAGTGGATCTCCTGCTCCGCAAGTCCAACAGGCAATAGGAGCTTTTACTCAATCCTCCGATGAAGAG ACAAAACCACGTTGA
- the LOC551889 gene encoding uncharacterized protein CG10915 isoform X1, translated as MASQSQNAMNVSSTISPMNGSSGSSTTISVCTTKMQSLTSTQSSQSYQQHSSPSSSPSPSPSPSLMQQQHQTLQSNNIEAIDKNSSNTLKRNPKMELNKTDLLKLLGHLEGELQARDIVIAVLKSEKLKHLLSTRYLSGTSDPHAALARDVVLVGGMNEHEPNQINKQVATLEALVTQQRCMQFKMAKVLKEAELRHRAVIKELEEEKRKHEHDTAQGDDITYGLEKERTRLKKELELEKQEKKRLELELKKANETLEEEKTRQKQIVLLLLAERKKIIMKYIEERKRSEDLAQILSEEKVRVDSMAEGLEEESKKSLQMEAELEKQLAQFDMERQQYKQALAKEEKRAKDLELELDKLRSEMDMWKESQTRGSPRGVGTTPPPPPAKPANLVAMPTVKPANVTQTIKGTVLGTGTPMVSSKVVQPTATVSSVPVSGPTTGIARSVTPGQALRGVSYTSNITSSTGETATSSENQAIDKRGVVPAPVNAGGTVKLIPSTQTAGKLGFHVGSGSTIQTSGMLPSKKPPVSRGVPPPVPPNKPVVPPKKEAAYIRRTESQATQDAVKLGKQAAAHPTSGSPAPQVQQAIGAFTQSSDEEVSNKAPLPYSFY; from the exons atggcATCACAGAGTCAAAATGCTATGAATGTAAGTTCAACTATTTCACCGATGAATGGATCATCCGGATCGTCGACGACCATCTCGGTCTGTACTACGAAGATGCAATCTCTTACTTCTACACAATCTTCACAATCCTATCAACAACATTCATCTCCATCGTCGTCACCATCGCCGTCGCCGTCACCATCACTAATGCAACAACAGCATCAGACTCtacaatctaataatatagaagcaattgataaaaattcctcCAATACATTAAAA cgTAATccaaaaatggaattaaacaaaactgatttattaaaactattaggGCATCTTGAAGGAGAATTACAAGCAAGGGATATTGTAATAGCAGTATTAAAG tctgaaaaattgaaacatctGTTAAGTACTCGATATCTGAGTGGAACATCAGATCCACATGCTGCACTTGCTCGTGATGTTGTTCTAGTAGGTGGTATGAATGAACATGAaccaaatcaaataaataaacaagttGCTACTTTAGAAGCACTTGTAACACAACAAAGATGTATGCAGTTTAAAATGGCCAAAGTTCTTAAAGAAGCAGAACTTAGGCATAGAGCA gttattaaagaattagaagaagaaaaacgaaaacatGAACATGATACTGCCCAGGGTGATGATATTACATATGGattggagaaagaaagaacacgattaaaaaaagaattagaattagaaaaacaagaaaaaaaaagactggaattagaattaaaaaaagcaaatgagactttagaagaagaaaaaactcgACAGAAACAAATAGTACTTCTTTTACTTGCTGAacgtaaaaagataattatgaagtatatagaagaaaggaaaagatcaGAAGATTTGGCACAGATATTAAGCGAAGAAAAAGTTCGAGTAGATTCTATGGCTGAAGGGCTTgaagaagaaagtaaaaaatcaTTGCAAATGGAAGCAGAATTAGAAAAACAACTTGCACAATTTGACATGGAAAGACAACAATATAAGCAAGCTTTagcaaaggaagaaaaaagagctAAAGATCtcgaattagaattagataaACTTAGAAGTGAAATGGATATGTGGAAAGAGTCTCAAACACGAGGTTCTCCAAGAGGAGTGGGTACAACTCCACCACCTCCTCCAGCCAAACCAGCTAATTTAGTTGCTATGCCTACTGTTAAACCTGCTAATGTAACACAGACAA TTAAAGGTACAGTGCTGGGCACTGGGACGCCAATGGTTAGTAGTAAAGTTGTTCAGCCCACTGCCACGGTATCTAGTGTTCCTGTCAGCGGTCCAA CTACTGGGATAGCTAGATCAGTAACTCCTGGACAGGCACTACGCGGGGTCTCGTATACGTCCAATATTACGTCTTCTACTGGTGAAACTGCGACATCTTCTGAAAATCAG GCTATAGACAAACGTGGGGTTGTACCTGCTCCTGTAAATGCTGGAGGCACGGTAAAACTTATACCATCGACGCAAACTGCAGGAAAGCTTGGTTTTCATGTCGGCTCTGGTTCGACGATTCAAACATCTGGTATGCTGCCCTCGAAAAAGCCACCAGTATCTCGCGGCGTTCCTCCTCCAGTTCCACCGAATAAACCGGTAGTACCACCTAAAAAGGAGGCTGCTTATATTAGAAGGACTGAATCGCAGGCAACGCAGGACGCCGTAAAACTTGGTAAACAAGCTGCGGCGCATCCTACTAGTGGATCTCCTGCTCCGCAAGTCCAACAGGCAATAGGAGCTTTTACTCAATCCTCCGATGAAGAGGTTAGTAATAAAGCTCCTCTGccttattcattttattaa
- the LOC551889 gene encoding uncharacterized protein CG10915 isoform X3 — protein MNVSSTISPMNGSSGSSTTISVCTTKMQSLTSTQSSQSYQQHSSPSSSPSPSPSPSLMQQQHQTLQSNNIEAIDKNSSNTLKRNPKMELNKTDLLKLLGHLEGELQARDIVIAVLKSEKLKHLLSTRYLSGTSDPHAALARDVVLVGGMNEHEPNQINKQVATLEALVTQQRCMQFKMAKVLKEAELRHRAVIKELEEEKRKHEHDTAQGDDITYGLEKERTRLKKELELEKQEKKRLELELKKANETLEEEKTRQKQIVLLLLAERKKIIMKYIEERKRSEDLAQILSEEKVRVDSMAEGLEEESKKSLQMEAELEKQLAQFDMERQQYKQALAKEEKRAKDLELELDKLRSEMDMWKESQTRGSPRGVGTTPPPPPAKPANLVAMPTVKPANVTQTIKGTVLGTGTPMVSSKVVQPTATVSSVPVSGPTTGIARSVTPGQALRGVSYTSNITSSTGETATSSENQAIDKRGVVPAPVNAGGTVKLIPSTQTAGKLGFHVGSGSTIQTSGMLPSKKPPVSRGVPPPVPPNKPVVPPKKEAAYIRRTESQATQDAVKLGKQAAAHPTSGSPAPQVQQAIGAFTQSSDEEVSNKAPLPYSFY, from the exons ATGAATGTAAGTTCAACTATTTCACCGATGAATGGATCATCCGGATCGTCGACGACCATCTCGGTCTGTACTACGAAGATGCAATCTCTTACTTCTACACAATCTTCACAATCCTATCAACAACATTCATCTCCATCGTCGTCACCATCGCCGTCGCCGTCACCATCACTAATGCAACAACAGCATCAGACTCtacaatctaataatatagaagcaattgataaaaattcctcCAATACATTAAAA cgTAATccaaaaatggaattaaacaaaactgatttattaaaactattaggGCATCTTGAAGGAGAATTACAAGCAAGGGATATTGTAATAGCAGTATTAAAG tctgaaaaattgaaacatctGTTAAGTACTCGATATCTGAGTGGAACATCAGATCCACATGCTGCACTTGCTCGTGATGTTGTTCTAGTAGGTGGTATGAATGAACATGAaccaaatcaaataaataaacaagttGCTACTTTAGAAGCACTTGTAACACAACAAAGATGTATGCAGTTTAAAATGGCCAAAGTTCTTAAAGAAGCAGAACTTAGGCATAGAGCA gttattaaagaattagaagaagaaaaacgaaaacatGAACATGATACTGCCCAGGGTGATGATATTACATATGGattggagaaagaaagaacacgattaaaaaaagaattagaattagaaaaacaagaaaaaaaaagactggaattagaattaaaaaaagcaaatgagactttagaagaagaaaaaactcgACAGAAACAAATAGTACTTCTTTTACTTGCTGAacgtaaaaagataattatgaagtatatagaagaaaggaaaagatcaGAAGATTTGGCACAGATATTAAGCGAAGAAAAAGTTCGAGTAGATTCTATGGCTGAAGGGCTTgaagaagaaagtaaaaaatcaTTGCAAATGGAAGCAGAATTAGAAAAACAACTTGCACAATTTGACATGGAAAGACAACAATATAAGCAAGCTTTagcaaaggaagaaaaaagagctAAAGATCtcgaattagaattagataaACTTAGAAGTGAAATGGATATGTGGAAAGAGTCTCAAACACGAGGTTCTCCAAGAGGAGTGGGTACAACTCCACCACCTCCTCCAGCCAAACCAGCTAATTTAGTTGCTATGCCTACTGTTAAACCTGCTAATGTAACACAGACAA TTAAAGGTACAGTGCTGGGCACTGGGACGCCAATGGTTAGTAGTAAAGTTGTTCAGCCCACTGCCACGGTATCTAGTGTTCCTGTCAGCGGTCCAA CTACTGGGATAGCTAGATCAGTAACTCCTGGACAGGCACTACGCGGGGTCTCGTATACGTCCAATATTACGTCTTCTACTGGTGAAACTGCGACATCTTCTGAAAATCAG GCTATAGACAAACGTGGGGTTGTACCTGCTCCTGTAAATGCTGGAGGCACGGTAAAACTTATACCATCGACGCAAACTGCAGGAAAGCTTGGTTTTCATGTCGGCTCTGGTTCGACGATTCAAACATCTGGTATGCTGCCCTCGAAAAAGCCACCAGTATCTCGCGGCGTTCCTCCTCCAGTTCCACCGAATAAACCGGTAGTACCACCTAAAAAGGAGGCTGCTTATATTAGAAGGACTGAATCGCAGGCAACGCAGGACGCCGTAAAACTTGGTAAACAAGCTGCGGCGCATCCTACTAGTGGATCTCCTGCTCCGCAAGTCCAACAGGCAATAGGAGCTTTTACTCAATCCTCCGATGAAGAGGTTAGTAATAAAGCTCCTCTGccttattcattttattaa